The segment taatttcacacatcttctaagatttctaaccatataattctttttcgatttgaacaacattaacatattaatttttaatttatttttctagtgTCTCTAGAACTCTCAAAGACATATCTGTACCatctttttaataaatttttaactacttgtccaaatttgaaacaaatcaTATATTAGTGTTctacacttcaaaaaaaaaattattattttggtgcaagttatgtgatgcACACGAACAAGTATCTAATTTTTAGGATGCGTCCACTTCgaaaaaacattaaataaataaatactcaacaaaaaatacaaaaaaatacacatcttctagtactCACTcgtaactatctttctaccaaagggattttcaaaaaattaaatgtAACTATAACTTTTTTGGCGCACACACCAGacattatgttatgtttttctgaaaaacacaagaacatttttgtgtgtgtgaaatatTTGACCACcttatccatttttgaaaaactttagtagtgtggaaactagattcaaagtactacaattcttgttcttttggtatcttGAAATTTTGAGTGGaagagtctcaaattgctcctccaagttcaggtttagctaATCTTAAAAAAAATGTGGcaacttatacccccctttttattCACTATCTTGATGCACTTTCCCACATCTAGGATTTCTATTGGTTCTCCACAATCACCCCATGCTCCTATAGAGAAGAAGAAACCAAGGAAGAAACAAGaagacaaaagagagaaaataaaagtGATCAAcattgatgaagatgaagaagaataaatGAAGGGCTTTGAGTTGAAaataagagagaagaaaaccaaacaAGATGAAGCATAAGGAAGTTCCAAGATGAAAGATGAGGGtcaagagaaattgaaaagagagccaaagaaatcaaagaagactCCTTCATACCCTCCAAAGGAAGAGACTTACAAAATAGATGCAATTCTAAATGAAATTGAATGTCATGGAGCTTTGGAAAGAACAATTAAATTGTATTGAGATGTGCCATTATAAAATCAAGAGATTATTGAGAAAGTTATCATAATGTACATGATGAAGTGAAATTTAACTTTAAGTAATATTTCTAATCAACTTTTGGAGTGCCTTACAGATGTTTTGATAGATACAAGAAATGAAGTTGAAAATCTTGATGCAAAGCTAAGAGAACTAGCATTGTTATAGGTTGGATTGACATTATCTAAGGAAGAGAAAAGAAAGTAGTTCAAAGACAAGCACAAGATTTAAGATAAAAACATGGGGTAAATACCCTTATGAGCTTAAGAGAATATAGAGAAGAAATATAGAAGGTAACAAGAGAgataacaacaaaaaaattgaaggagatgtaggaggcAAAAGTAGTAACAAAAGAGTGTACTCCTTTGGGTGACAATGGTCTAGAGGATCTCTCTAATATACAAGATATTGACATATCTATTTTTTATCCTCCATTGATAGAGACTGGTGAGAAAAATGGTTGTGTTGAATTGAGCAAGGTGACTCATCCTTCGAAGAATTCTGACACAGATGGACCAGATGCAAAGAAAATAAATGAGGAGAGTGTCCCTTCTCTAGAAAATGTTGATCAAAATATTATGGAGAACACAAAAAATGTAGAAGAAATTGGTGTAGAAGAGAACGttggaggtgaagaagaaaaggagaagactaatgtagtGGATGTTGGAAgaggagagaagaaagaagagaaccaACTTGAGAAGACTCAAGATTCTATAGAGAAAGTGGTTGTGAAATGCGATGGTGAAGGATATTCTAATTCCTTCAAAGACCTATTAGGTCTTCAAATGCAGTTCAAGCCCATGGTTAGTCCACAACTACTACAAATACCAACACAAGGGGGATGCACAGACCTATAACACATCTCCCCTCTTCATAAGTTTCAGTTGGGAGACATCTTGTATGCATCAAGAAGAAAGGATTTATTGCAAGAGCATGTAAAGAAATCAAGCTTGATTGACGATGAGGTGAAGGATAGTCATGAGGGCTTGCTAGAGGTATAAATTGACTCATCCTTAGCCATGGAACATAAGCTAAAGTTACTTATGAATTCATTTAAGGATAATTCAACTCATGTGGAGAAGAAAGTGGAGGATGACGTCCTAAGAAAATTCAATGGCAAGAGAAAGGACAAAGTTTTTGATAGGTGTACTAATGCACATATCTCACTGCAAAAGTGTATATTAAAGAAATTTAAGGATAGTATTGATTGAAGTTGCAATTTTGAACCAATTTTGTTTAAGGTGGATAGAATGAATAAAAACCATAAAAGGCTAGATTGACTCAATAGAGACATATCTTTCAATTGGCTAGTGCATATGACCTTGGGAAGGATAAGGATGGCTCCCTCAGAATGCAAGTAGAAAAAATTCATGTATAACTATCTTTGCTGAAAGAGCAGAGAGACAAAATCAAGAGGTAATTTTGTATGTTGAGAGAAGTGGTGGATCTAAGGTTGGCTTCCTTGTCCAACAGTTTGAGTGAACCAAAATAGACTGAATAGGAAATGAAGGTCTTGGACATTATTGATACAACTGAAGATTTATAATTAGAATTTGAATGTCAACACTAGATTCTCACCTCAGCAAAGGCTTCTTAGGATGCAACTCTGGTTGAGCTCAAGATAAACTATAAGGGCCTCCTACCTTCCAAGAGTGCAACTAAGGCATAGATGAGCTAATTCCATTTTGTTGTACAATCTTGTAGTTTGGATATGCAGTTGAATTTTTTTGTACATAGTATTGGTTTGTTAAGGAATCTCCATTCAAGGGGAAAATTTTGAATTCATGCACATTGTTAGGGGGAGCATGTATAGTGTTGTTTTGGTTGGTGTAAATACTatgccctttgtctttgatgtcaaaggggaagagattctATGCAGAGAGATATTAGATTGTATTATATTGGAGAGATATTGGTTAAAGGGGGGAGattgtagatatacatatatggtgttgccatcaatgacaaaggagagattgttggcaatatgtgttgccAATGAATTCAACCTAATCTttgacaatatgtgttgtcattaagTTGAATGGAGTATGAATTGTGGTATTTGGTGAATTAAATGATGCATATTCAAGAGCAATTGTGTCAATTCAGATGATGTGTGTTGGTGAGGCATATTTGAGAGCAGTTGTGCCATGATAGATTGGTCAGAGACATAGAAGGCAATTTGAAGATTCATCAAATGGTAGTATATCAATTTGGAGTTATGGTATGTATTGATACATATGATTTGTGATTTGCTTATATGATGTGGTCACTATAGTTGATGTCTGCAAGCTCAAGAAGTCGACTGATGAGGTTTTGGATCAATCTTGTGATTGGTGTTTGAAGAAATATGCTTAAGTGTTGAAACAGTGCATTCTTCCTATGTCTATGGATTGGTATTTTACTTTGCATTTTATCCACATTGCATGCTTTGGGTGTGCAGTTCTGGATTTAACCTAAGGAGTATGTAAGATGTCTCTCTATCATTTTTCATGACAAAACCAATTGTATAGAGAATTTATGTGTGAGTGTTCTCTAGTTAGTAGTTTGTCAATGAAGTTGTTCTAGTTGGTTCACTAAAATGTTCTACATTCTACTATATTGATTGGTTTGGCTATGTATTTTTGGGATGATGATGAGAATGGTACATTGGACCAATGGCATGAATTTCAAGTGTGTTGGTGTATGATATTCATCATGATGTTGATACACAGTCTTTTTGCTTTGCGATGTGTTTGCCAGTtcaatgaattcctttctctgcaCCAACATTTGATGATTAGTTACTTCTAGGGGATGTTTGTAGAATGATTATAGATGGTCTTCAGTGCCTTCATCTTGGTTGACACTATGTTTTGTGTCTATTCGCTAATAAGAAGACAAATAGATAGCAattttgacaatgatgttgatatttgagTCGACTAAGTATGTTCCTTCAATTGTGGTTGATCATAAGCTATTTCATTTGCCTTGAAGGATTTGGTATGACGCATTTGGAGTTTAGAATAAGTTTTTCTTGATCTGCTATCTATTTTTATAGCAATGAATGCCTTTGAGGCTGACCTATGTAGTGTCACACGTTTTATTTATTTGGTCCAGTTGGACTGACCTAGCTAAATTTTGGGGGCATTATAGAGGATATACATAGAAGGACGATTcctttttgaaaatcaaaaaatattgaaattttaTTAAGTGCAAAATCAATTAGTGATTCATCAAATATTTATGAAGTGTGTGAAATCTATGTGACATAGTATTTGGGCTACAAAGAGGACTATACTATCAACTTTTTGTCAGATGCTTCTACAACAATTCACATTATGTTTTTCATTGTAGTctcattgtatctttccctagagaAGTGATATTTAGTCTACAAGTCAATTGTATCTTGTCCTAAAGTAGTGTGCCTTAGCCTACAAGTTCGTTCAAGGAGCAATGTGCTTCCTTAGTAGTGAGCCAAAAACAAACTATGTAAAAACttgtttcatatattgtgagttgatccTCATCATAGTCtttccctccttgggttttccacataaaaatcttggtgttcttgtatgGTGCATGTCGTGTCTCATTCTTTAGCAAATCTAGTTTAGTGGTTTAAATTATAAATGAATGGTTAAgttttagtttatgttgattcaccACCCCCAACCCCCTCCTTCTcgcctccctcccccctctccttagCATCTAAGTGTGTTCAacatagacatcaatgacaacaatctccatCACCATTTATATTTTCTAGATGTACCTTGGGATCTCAAGTGTGATATATTAGTGATGTTTACAAAATTTAGCTTTTATAAGAATCAAAGGTACTTCACGACAATCAATTTTCTATTGTAAATATTGAATACACTCATCATAAAGATTTGTAATGTCTTACAAATTTATGTTTCCTTACTATTATAAGGTAGTCAATTGCATTTACATAAAATAAAGAATTAGATCTTTGCACAATTGATGTGAATTGAATATCCTATTATAGAAGTTTGacatgaaacaaaaacaaaaaatcaagattCTCAATGCAATTGTAATTAGGGATCATTAAACAAGCATTAGATGTGGCATATAGAATTTAGTCTTCCATagtattttctatttatttcttaGGTATGCAACTAAAgcaaaattattcaatttatatttAATCAAATGGATTTTAATCTTTGTAGTCATTTGTTAGGTTTTTTGCATGTGAATATGGTAGTCAATTTAACCAAATTAAGAATATGATTGTAACATTCTTTTTAATCCAGTAGATATCTCCCATTGTCTTCCTTTAAAATTTTCATAGCCATGGTCCTTTTGAATTCCTCTTGTTTTAAATCTATCGTTACTCCAAACACTTATGAAATGCTCTGATTAGTTTCCCTAAAATTATAATGCAATAtaaattgtgatttttttttcaCATATACATATACTATAATCTTAAATCTAATATCAATGTATAAACCTCTTATGCGATTTTTTCAAGTGTCATGCATATCACGTCATTACAATATGAGCTCaattgtaaatttattttatttcatcatatataaattataataatttgtTTCTTATTACTAGTACTTGccattaggctagtactattgtaaTCGATTGTCATTGTTTCTTGTTAAttcattattattcaattatttctccaccaattagaactatgaattttttgttttgatgtatgtttttaatttttataaagttaagatgtataatttttttctaaagtataaaaattatttttctccaatctaattggcttggaaaatttacatcttattagtGGATTTTTGGGATCCGCTATCCGAATGAAATTTTTTAAGCAATTTTTTAGATAcgataaaataatatttaacatgtttaaattttcttatcaaatttattttacacagccaccaaacaaatatttaataaattctaaaacttttaaaactttatataaataaataaacatatgtataatataaaaaacataaatgaataataTAGTACTAagatttataataattaattaataaataacaacataataataaacatataaaattttatacaataatattataatataattataataattaaaatgcaATATTATAAGAATCCCAATGTTTATCTATATGACTCTATCCCTAATTTAATCTTAAacctaataaataaaattattcatgAAGTTAGGTTTGTAATTTAATATCATATCACTTATAAGTGAAATAGAATTAGacaatattataatatatcttattatttctaatgcaatctcattttctaaaatcaaaattaaaatcaaattaaaatacatataattttaaccAACAATACATATATTTCTAAGTTGCAATTATAATTCAAATGagattgattatttttatttttaaattatataaatcaaatcaattaattcaaACAACCAAATACAATTACATAAAACTAAAATCTTATATACTTATCTTATTACATTTATTACTTTATATATTGAAACTTTTGTTAGACATCTCACCAAACAAAAGGATATGAAACAACATTAGAAATATGTATTCAAAATGAAACAAAATCTACAAGCAATATATAAAATTACATCAAGAATATAGAATTTAATCTGAATTGTTTGAGTTTACATCAAGAATATAGAATTTTTTTTCTGAAATGGTTGAATTGACATAGACAAAAGATAATACAATTAATTCAAAcaaaataactatacaaaatacaaaatgaaaaatgataagaataatTGTGAGCCTTCCTCTCCAATTTTCTACTGGTCTAGCATCTTTCATTTTCTTGGAGTATTCCTCCCCGTTTGTTTTATCCATCTTCTAATTTttcattcacatatatatatacaggTCTTGTGAAAACAAATCAATGAAAAGTCCATGTTATCATAAAACATTTCTTTGACAGATACCTCAACAATGTTTATAAGCAGTGATCTGGCATCTAATTTTACAAAGCCAACAGCATGGTCCAGATGCAAGCCTATTTTTCAGATTGCTTCATTGAGTATCACCAATAATCTCCACAAGAACATTGTCCCTGTTTAAAATAATGGAAACGGCTCGCATCTCTCACAATAATTTCTCTTGCAACAATCTTGGAGATAAATTTTGTTGCAGTGTGACAATCAACACATACTCGAAGGTTTTTAACAATTCTAATAGTTGTTCCAAAAGATGTAATCAACAAACCAAATGCAATTGCCAATTTTTCACTATGATGACAGAGAAATaactctttttcctcctcttccacaGCATTAAGTAAACGTTTTGAATCTGGAAAATAACCTGCTGCCTTCATCTCCCCAGCCAATTTCTCCAACTTTGCATAAATCTCCTTTGTCTGTGGATGTGATCTATCTCCCACACAAAAAGCATGTACCATATTATGACTttcaatccaactacatccagggatctttttaattcctctatctttcatcaatctccttaccaTTTGAGCTTCATCCCACCTGCCCACTTCTGCGTAGATGTTTGAAAGAATAACATAAGTTGCAGCACTTCTAGGATCCAAATCAAAAAGCAGCATTGCTGTAAATACTCCTAAACCTATATTCATATGTGATCTACAGGCACCAAGAAAACACATCCACACAACCACCACAGATTTAACAGGCATCTTAATGATAAAATTTAGGGTGTCCTCAAGATAGCCAGCACGGGCAAGAAGGTCAACCATGCATACATAATGATCAACTGTAGGTGTAATGCAGTAAAGGTTACTCATGTGATTGAAGTATGCACAGCCCTCATCCACTAAACCTGCATGACTGCATGCACATAGAACACAAGCAAAGCTTACAATGTTAGGATTTATTCCAGAGTGCTgcattgattcaaacattttaaaaGCATCCTtgtaaaatccattttgtgcatatcctgcaatcattgcattccacgaGATGACGTCTCTTTctggcattctatcaaacagtgcatgtgccttgtctatgcttccacattttgcatacatgtctaccaaagcAGTTGCAACTATAACATCTGACAGAATTCTTCTATCCTTTATGTTTTGATGAATATACATACCCTGTTCCAgtgctcctattttggcacaggcggggaggatgctggcaaaagtTGTGGAGTCTGGCtctacacctgccaattgcatttgcttgaaagtttctaaagccttttcaacaaatccattttgtgcataccctgcaatcattgcagtccatgagatcacatctctttgtggcatcgtatcaaacaattcacgtgccttgtccatgtttccacattttgcatacatgtcaagcagggcatttgctaGTACAatacctaacaaaattcctctatccgttatgctttgatggatgtccatacccagttccaaagctcccatttttgcacaggcagggaggatgctggcaaaggttgtggaatttggctttatgcctgccaatttcatttgcttgaaagtgtctaaagccttttcgacaaatccattttgtgcatatccagcaatcattgcagtccacgagacaacatttctttcaggcattctatcaaacagttcacgtgccttgtttatgcttccacatttagcatacatgtctaccagggcagttgcaactacaacatctgacaaaattcctctatcctttatgcttcgatgaatgtccataccctgttccaaatctcccattttagcacaggcagggaggatagtagcaatggtcatgaaatttggctttacacctgccgattgcatttgcttgaaagtttctaaagccttctcaacaaatccattttgtgcatatccggcaatcattgcagtccaggaaaccacatttctttgaggcaatccgtcaaatagttcccgtgccttgtctatgcttccacattttgcatacatgtctaacagagcagttgcaactacatctgacaaaattcctctatcttttatgctttgatggatgtccataccctgttccaaagctcccattttggcacaggctgggagtacgctggcaaacgtaaCCTGATCGGGTTGGAAACCGGTTTGTTGCATATGATGAAACAATGTAATTGCCTCTTGCGGATACCCATGTCTTCTGTATGCTGCAATAATCGTATTCCATGAGACACTATCTCGTTCTCTCATGCGGTCAAAGATTTTTCTAGCATCCACCAAACTTCCGCACTTGCCATACAAGTAAATAAGCTTATTACGAAAAGTTAAGCGTGTAGCGAAGGCAAATCGCCTATGAGCGATGAAAGAGTGGACTTTTTTTTCTTGTGAAAGCGCGTTCTTGACAATAGAGGTCTGCAAAAATGTAGAATTGCCTACAGGCGGTTTGTGTATAGTCAGCAGAATGTGCAGCGCCTCCCTCAACATAATGCTGTAAGATTTAGATGGGTAGTGAATGACAAGGGCATTTTATGACTGTAAGTGGTGTAGGGTTTTTCAGTCTACGCCTACCATAATGGCATTGCCAGTGGTAAGCCTGGAGCGTCCCTTGATGCAGATATGATAGCTGACAATCAAACTTTTCAACTTCATTTTATTTTTGAAGGTGGTCATACACAATTTTGTGCTATATCTTCTTTCATAGAACGAAGCTGAATCgcaaatgaagaaaaataataGCAGTTCAAAAAATCTATGAAGAAAAAGGAACTTAAGAAATGCAATGGTCAGtgccaaagacatcaaaccactactaacaaaacggGGAGTCATATTGGGAATAGTGTCAGCTgttctgaaataaaatattttattttcaatttcaactaaaacataattattcagtcatttaatgttattaataaatgttgaatttatgaaagagataaatgtttGGCCACAaatacatgagttactaaatgcacacaaataagtgaatttgatattcaaaactatgtaCAATGAATTTAactcttgtccattagtcatttatgtttgcaataagcatctttctttgtttttcttaatcttcaTTCATAGTTATGTggatatttcacattctataattaggataccAATTGCTATAGCTAAACACTaccatgatgtttgtgttgtggtagaGATGCGTGGAAATGTAATTATGGGATCATTATATtgtagagatcataaatctagatatcacatattagttctagcACTTCTTGGTTATGGTATCAAAGTCAACATACAGTCATAAAGTCATTATTAGaaaatctatccatttctagtaaaaaGAATTGAAaaagttattttgatattaagagtttcttatctgtttacctattgatcattattaagccataatatttaggtttattaatctctcttgcaaaacccttgtaagtgtcctagattgtccctactactcactcttcaatgaaatagctgagttctaaagatttgttgcacaagatggtgttgaacatatcaacaaggctaccaTGGAAGACATGTTCAAGCTACCACTTGTACGacctacaacaaatgatttgttgatagaagaacttcttgaaatagggatacaattgaaagacaagtaagtacatacaaacctcctcagttgaaagtaaaatctgtgtataaaaagagtacattgaatcccaatccattaAAGAACTTTATTACCAGGTCTACATTAAGCACTTTGTTGTTCCTAGAATGAAAGCAATTGAGTTAACTTTAGAATATGACCCCCAACAAACTTTCCAGACCAAAATGTTATCCGCATTCCCTCCTGAAGA is part of the Cryptomeria japonica chromosome 10, Sugi_1.0, whole genome shotgun sequence genome and harbors:
- the LOC131068059 gene encoding pentatricopeptide repeat-containing protein At1g11290, chloroplastic-like isoform X1 → MLREALHILLTIHKPPVGNSTFLQTSIVKNALSQEKKVHSFIAHRRFAFATRLTFRNKLIYLYGKCGSLVDARKIFDRMRERDSVSWNTIIAAYRRHGYPQEAITLFHHMQQTGFQPDQVTFASVLPACAKMGALEQGMDIHQSIKDRGILSDVVATALLDMYAKCGSIDKARELFDGLPQRNVVSWTAMIAGYAQNGFVEKALETFKQMQSAGVKPNFMTIATILPACAKMGDLEQGMDIHRSIKDRGILSDVVVATALVDMYAKCGSINKARELFDRMPERNVVSWTAMIAGYAQNGFVEKALDTFKQMKLAGIKPNSTTFASILPACAKMGALELGMDIHQSITDRGILLGIVLANALLDMYAKCGNMDKARELFDTMPQRDVISWTAMIAGYAQNGFVEKALETFKQMQLAGVEPDSTTFASILPACAKIGALEQGMYIHQNIKDRRILSDVIVATALVDMYAKCGSIDKAHALFDRMPERDVISWNAMIAGYAQNGFYKDAFKMFESMQHSGINPNIVSFACVLCACSHAGLVDEGCAYFNHMSNLYCITPTVDHYVCMVDLLARAGYLEDTLNFIIKMPVKSVVVVWMCFLGACRSHMNIGLGVFTAMLLFDLDPRSAATYVILSNIYAEVGRWDEAQMVRRLMKDRGIKKIPGCSWIESHNMVHAFCVGDRSHPQTKEIYAKLEKLAGEMKAAGYFPDSKRLLNAVEEEEKELFLCHHSEKLAIAFGLLITSFGTTIRIVKNLRVCVDCHTATKFISKIVAREIIVRDASRFHYFKQGQCSCGDYW
- the LOC131068059 gene encoding pentatricopeptide repeat-containing protein At1g15510, chloroplastic-like isoform X2, whose translation is MLREALHILLTIHKPPVGNSTFLQTSIVKNALSQEKKVHSFIAHRRFAFATRLTFRNKLIYLYGKCGSLVDARKIFDRMRERDSVSWNTIIAAYRRHGYPQEAITLFHHMQQTGFQPDQVTFASVLPACAKMGALEQGMDIHQSIKDRGILSDVVATALLDMYAKCGSIDKARELFDGLPQRNVVSWTAMIAGYAQNGFVEKALETFKQMQSAGVKPNFMTIATILPACAKMGDLEQGMDIHRSIKDRGILSDVVVATALVDMYAKCGSINKARELFDRMPERNVVSWTAMIAGYAQNGFVEKALDTFKQMKLAGIKPNSTTFASILPACAKMGALELGMDIHQSITDRGILLGIVLANALLDMYAKCGNMDKARELFDTMPQRDVISWTAMIAGYAQNGFVEKALETFKQMQLAGVEPDSTTFASILPACAKIGALEQGMYIHQNIKDRRILSDVIVATALVDMYAKCGSIDKAHALFDRMPERDVISWNAMIAGYAQNGFYKDAFKMFESMQHSGINPNIVSFACVLCACSHAGLVDEGCAYFNHMSNLYCITPTVDHYKWAGGMKLKW